Proteins from one Hyperolius riggenbachi isolate aHypRig1 chromosome 2, aHypRig1.pri, whole genome shotgun sequence genomic window:
- the LOC137545060 gene encoding late histone H2A.L3-like isoform X1 — MRNPKTSKVTLTMSGRGKKPQKAAAAKSSRSSKAGLQFPVARIHRFLRKGNYAERIGSGAGIYLAATLEYLCAEVLELAGNAARDNKKSRILPRHIQLAVRNDEELAKLFAGITIADGGVLPNIQAVLLPKKTLKGPSQNPKPAESQEF, encoded by the exons atgcggaatcctaagacaagcaag GTTACACTGACAATGTCTGGCCGTGGAAAGAAGCCCCAGAAGGCTGCAGCTGCCAAGTCCTCCAGGTCCTCCAAGGCTGGTCTCCAGTTCCCAGTAGCCCGCATCCACCGCTTCCTGAGGAAGGGAAACTACGCAGAGAGGATTGGCTCTGGAGCCGGTATCTATCTAGCAGCCACTCTGGAGTACCTGTGTGCTGAGGTACTGGAGCTGGCAGGAAATGCCGCCAGAGACAACAAGAAATCCCGTATCCTGCCCAGACACATCCAGCTGGCTGTCAGGAATGACGAGGAACTGGCCAAGCTGTTTGCTGGAATCACCATTGCGGATGGGGGAGTCCTGCCCAACATCCAGGCTGTCCTCCTGCCAAAGAAGACTCTGAAAGGACCTTCACAAAATCCCAAACCTGCCGAGTCCCAAGAGTTTTAA
- the LOC137545060 gene encoding late histone H2A.L3-like isoform X2 has protein sequence MGLHKMVTLTMSGRGKKPQKAAAAKSSRSSKAGLQFPVARIHRFLRKGNYAERIGSGAGIYLAATLEYLCAEVLELAGNAARDNKKSRILPRHIQLAVRNDEELAKLFAGITIADGGVLPNIQAVLLPKKTLKGPSQNPKPAESQEF, from the exons ATGGGACTACATAAAATG GTTACACTGACAATGTCTGGCCGTGGAAAGAAGCCCCAGAAGGCTGCAGCTGCCAAGTCCTCCAGGTCCTCCAAGGCTGGTCTCCAGTTCCCAGTAGCCCGCATCCACCGCTTCCTGAGGAAGGGAAACTACGCAGAGAGGATTGGCTCTGGAGCCGGTATCTATCTAGCAGCCACTCTGGAGTACCTGTGTGCTGAGGTACTGGAGCTGGCAGGAAATGCCGCCAGAGACAACAAGAAATCCCGTATCCTGCCCAGACACATCCAGCTGGCTGTCAGGAATGACGAGGAACTGGCCAAGCTGTTTGCTGGAATCACCATTGCGGATGGGGGAGTCCTGCCCAACATCCAGGCTGTCCTCCTGCCAAAGAAGACTCTGAAAGGACCTTCACAAAATCCCAAACCTGCCGAGTCCCAAGAGTTTTAA
- the LOC137545060 gene encoding late histone H2A.L3-like isoform X3: MSGRGKKPQKAAAAKSSRSSKAGLQFPVARIHRFLRKGNYAERIGSGAGIYLAATLEYLCAEVLELAGNAARDNKKSRILPRHIQLAVRNDEELAKLFAGITIADGGVLPNIQAVLLPKKTLKGPSQNPKPAESQEF; this comes from the coding sequence ATGTCTGGCCGTGGAAAGAAGCCCCAGAAGGCTGCAGCTGCCAAGTCCTCCAGGTCCTCCAAGGCTGGTCTCCAGTTCCCAGTAGCCCGCATCCACCGCTTCCTGAGGAAGGGAAACTACGCAGAGAGGATTGGCTCTGGAGCCGGTATCTATCTAGCAGCCACTCTGGAGTACCTGTGTGCTGAGGTACTGGAGCTGGCAGGAAATGCCGCCAGAGACAACAAGAAATCCCGTATCCTGCCCAGACACATCCAGCTGGCTGTCAGGAATGACGAGGAACTGGCCAAGCTGTTTGCTGGAATCACCATTGCGGATGGGGGAGTCCTGCCCAACATCCAGGCTGTCCTCCTGCCAAAGAAGACTCTGAAAGGACCTTCACAAAATCCCAAACCTGCCGAGTCCCAAGAGTTTTAA
- the LOC137545061 gene encoding late histone H2A.L3-like: MSGRGKKPQKAAAAKSSRSSKAGLQFPVARIHRFLRKGNYAERIGSGAGIYLAATLEYLCAEVLELAGNAARDNKKSRILPRHIQLAVRNDEELAKLFAGITIADGGVLPNIQAVLLPKKTLKGPSQNPKPAESQEF, translated from the coding sequence ATGTCTGGCCGTGGAAAGAAGCCCCAGAAGGCTGCAGCTGCCAAGTCCTCCAGGTCCTCCAAGGCTGGTCTCCAGTTCCCAGTAGCCCGCATCCACCGCTTCCTGAGGAAGGGGAACTACGCAGAGAGGATTGGCTCCGGAGCCGGCATCTATCTAGCAGCCACTCTGGAGTACCTGTGTGCTGAGGTACTGGAGCTGGCGGGAAATGCCGCCAGAGACAACAAGAAATCCCGTATCCTGCCCAGACACATCCAGCTGGCCGTCAGGAATGACGAGGAACTGGCCAAGCTGTTTGCTGGAATCACCATTGCGGATGGGGGAGTCCTGCCCAACATCCAGGCTGTCCTCCTGCCAAAGAAGACTCTGAAAGGACCTTCACAAAACCCCAAACCTGCCGAGTCCCAAGAGTTTTAA